The Parafrankia irregularis DNA segment TGATCAGGTCCTCCAGGGCGCGCATGGACGTCTGGAAGGAGCGGCGCAGGCCGGGCTGTTGCAGGCGGTCGATGAGCCGGCCGATCGGGCCGAGGCCAGGTCGGTAGCGCACCGTGTAGGTCAGCCTGGTGCCCAGGCCGTCGCCGACCGGGACGGGTTCGACGTCGAACACGTTGGTCATGTCGTGCATCGGCGCGAAACCGGTGCCGGTGTCGACCCTCCGCCGGGGTGGGTCGAGCTCGCGGACCGTCCAGGTCGATCGGGTCGTCAGCGGGCCGACAGTGCGGTTGCGTTCGGAGTAGGTGCGCCCGACCGTCGCCTCGCCATGGTGGTCGGTGACCTCCAGAACTCCGGCGACCCATTCCGCGTACCGGCCGGTGGCGCTGAGGACCTCCCAGACCCGCTCCGCCGGAACCGCGAGCACGGCCGTCTCGCTGACCTCACTGACCTCGCTCGCCTCACTCATCTCGTTGCTCCTCGCGGTTGCTGGGCGGTTGGCGGTGTCGCACGTGATCCCGGTCAGTCCGTGGCGGCGAGGATCGCCTGGGCGGTGTCCCGGCCCGAGCGCACCGCGCCGTCCATGTAGCCGTTCCAGTAGTCGGCGTGTTCGGCGCCGGCGAAGTGGACCCGGCCGAACGGCCGGTCCCGCCAGGGCCCGAACGCGGTCAGCACTCCCGGGGCGGCGACCGCGGTGGGGCCGCCGAGGGTCCACGGCTCGGCCGTCCAGTCCTGCTCGAAGTAGGACCGGGGCCGCAGCGCCCGCCGGCCGACGACCTGCGCGAACGCGCGCAGCACGGCGCCGCGGCGCTCACGGGCCGGCCGGTGCGCCCACGCCCGCCACTGCGGGCCGCCGAGAAACCCCATCAGCACCCCCGGGCCGCCGCCCTCGCCGGGCGGGGAGTTGTCGAACATCGAGCAGACCGTCGACCCGGCGCGGAACACCCCCTGGCCGCTGAGCCCGTCGGCCCGCCAGAACGGCTCGTCGTACACGGCCTCGCACTTCGCCAGCGCTCCGAAGGACAGCCGTTGGAACAGGGCGTCCTGCTGCGGTGGCAGCCGCGGGGACCAGGCGAGCCGCGAGGCGAGCACCGGCGGGGTCGCGACCACGGCGTGCCGAGCCGTCCACGTGCCGCGCTCCGAGCGCACGGTGACCGACCGGTCGCCCTGCTCGATGCCACGTACCGGTGTGCCGAGCCGCACCCGCCCGTCGAGCCGTTCGGCCAGGCGCAGCGCCAGCAGCTGGGAGCCGCCGTGGAAGCGCAGCTCCTGGGCGCCGCCCGCCCCGGCGATGCCCCGGTCGATAGTGCCGGGGTTGCGCTCGTCGCCCATGCCGGCGATGTAGTGGAGGCTGAACAGCAGCGACGCCTCGGCCGCCGTCCCGCCGTAGGCCGAGCCGAGGAAGACGTCGACCAGCTCCAGCCCGCCGGTGCCGGCCGTGACCCGCCGCAGCCAGGTCGCGAAGGTCATCGCGTCGAAGCGCCGGGCGCGGCGGGCCGTCCACGGCGCGTCGATCGGCACCGTGCGGGCCAGCTGGTTCATCCGGGCCATCGCGAGCCCGAGGCCGGGCAGCGCCAGCGGGTCCGGCGGGATGTCGCCGCCGAACCGGCGAGCCCGGCCACGGTGGACGTACACGCTGGCCCCGTGGGCGTAGGCGGGGAATGTCGCGACGCCGAGATCGGCGGCCAGGCCCAGCACCTGGTTCTGGGTGGGCCCGACGAACTGCCCGCCGGCCTCGACGACCTGCCCGTCGCCGAGATCGTGGTTGAGCAGGCGCCCGCCGACCCGGTCACGGGCCTCCAGCACGACGACGTCGCGGCCCGCGGCCCTCAGCGCGTCCGCCGCCGTCAGCCCGGCGAGGCCGGCGCCGATCACGGCGACGTCGACCCTTCTCGGCAGGCTGACCGCAGGCCCGCCCACGACAGTCCCGGCGGTTGTATCGCTGCTCATGGCCGCACCGCGTCCACACCGCCCGGGAGCGCCGCACCGTCGGGGAGCGCCACGGTGGCGGCGGTCGCGGCGAACTCCTCGACGGTGCGCAGGTCGAACTCACCGTGGTCGGTGCCGAGACCGCCCGCGGTGAACGCCGCGCTCGCGCAGCCGAACACGGCGGCCTCCCGCGGCGCCCGGCCGAGCGCGAGCGCGCGCAGGAAGCCGGCGGAGAACGAGTCGCCGCAGCCGGACGTGTCGACGACGTCGACCGCGAACGCGGGGACGCGGTGCACCTCGTCGGCGGTGACGACGACGGCTCCGGCGGCACCCGCGGTGGCCGCCACGCAGCCCACGCCGCGGGCGAGCAGCGCCCGGCAGGCGGCGACGAGATCGGGCTCGCCGGTCCAGCCGAGGACCTGCTCGTCGTTGGGCAGCAGGTAGTCGACGTGCCCAAGAGCGCCCGCGATCCAGTCGAGCATGCCGGGGTCGGCGGGAGCCAGCGAGTCCAGCGAGGTCGTCACGCCGTGCTCGCGGGCGAAGGCGAGGATCCGGCCGGCGGCCTCCCCACCCATGAACTCCGGCCCGCCCAGATGCAGGTGGGTGGCGGCGGCGATGGCGTCCCACGGCGCGTCGTCCGGGCCGTACGTGCCGTTGGCGCCGATCACATGGAACGCCGGCCGCGATCCGTCAGGGCGGATCGGCAGCACGCTGGCGGACGTCTGCGCCCCGTCGCGCCGCACGATCAGTGACGTGTCCACCCCGGCGCGGCCCAGCAGTGCGAGCAACTGGTCCCCGATCGGGTCGGTGCCGACGGCGCCGGCGCTGCGCACCCGCGCGCCCAGCCGGGCGAGCACCAGCGCGGTGCCCCCGGCGGGGCCGGCGGCGGACACCCTGATCTGGTCGACCAGCAGCCCGTCCTGCCCGGCGGGAATGCCGTCGACCGGGCGCACGAGCGTGTCGAGCACATGCGCGCCGAGCGCCACGACGTTCATCTCGCGCGGTGCGTCCAGCTCGGATGTCGCGGTCATCGTGGTGGACGCTCCTCGGCTGCGGTGGGATGTGCTGCGGTGGGATGTGCGGATCGGGTGGTGTCTGCGGATCGGGTGGTGTCTGGGGATCGGGTGGTGCCGTAGCCGCGCTGCGTCGCGGCGTTGATCACCGCCAGCTGCGCGTCGGTGTCCAGGGCCTTCGGGGTGCCGATCGCCGCGGCGCGCCAGTACAGCTCGCAGGCCCATTCGAGCAGCTCGGTCTGCTCGACGGCGCCGGGCAGGGTGGCGGCATGGGTGACCGCGCCGTGGTTGGCCATCAGCGCGGCGGCCCGTCCGTCCAGGGCCGCCAGGACGGCCTCGGCCAGCTCCGGCGTGCCGAACGTGGCGTAGGGCGCCACCCGCACGCTGCCGCCGAGCAGCAGCATCTGGTAGTGCACGCAGGGAACCTCGTCGACGACCAGGCCGACGGCGGTGCTGAGCGGCGCGTGGGTGTGCACGACGGCGCCGGGGTCGTAGCGGCGGTAGATGCCCAGGTGCAGCGCGAGCTCCGAGGTCGGGGCGAGGTCGCCGTGCACGATCCGGCCCTCGAGGTCGACGACGCTGACCTGCTCGGGGGTCAGCTCCTC contains these protein-coding regions:
- a CDS encoding SRPBCC family protein, whose product is MSEASEVSEVSETAVLAVPAERVWEVLSATGRYAEWVAGVLEVTDHHGEATVGRTYSERNRTVGPLTTRSTWTVRELDPPRRRVDTGTGFAPMHDMTNVFDVEPVPVGDGLGTRLTYTVRYRPGLGPIGRLIDRLQQPGLRRSFQTSMRALEDLITAEGDEHAGHDG
- a CDS encoding flavin monoamine oxidase family protein; the protein is MSSDTTAGTVVGGPAVSLPRRVDVAVIGAGLAGLTAADALRAAGRDVVVLEARDRVGGRLLNHDLGDGQVVEAGGQFVGPTQNQVLGLAADLGVATFPAYAHGASVYVHRGRARRFGGDIPPDPLALPGLGLAMARMNQLARTVPIDAPWTARRARRFDAMTFATWLRRVTAGTGGLELVDVFLGSAYGGTAAEASLLFSLHYIAGMGDERNPGTIDRGIAGAGGAQELRFHGGSQLLALRLAERLDGRVRLGTPVRGIEQGDRSVTVRSERGTWTARHAVVATPPVLASRLAWSPRLPPQQDALFQRLSFGALAKCEAVYDEPFWRADGLSGQGVFRAGSTVCSMFDNSPPGEGGGPGVLMGFLGGPQWRAWAHRPARERRGAVLRAFAQVVGRRALRPRSYFEQDWTAEPWTLGGPTAVAAPGVLTAFGPWRDRPFGRVHFAGAEHADYWNGYMDGAVRSGRDTAQAILAATD
- a CDS encoding carbohydrate kinase family protein encodes the protein MTATSELDAPREMNVVALGAHVLDTLVRPVDGIPAGQDGLLVDQIRVSAAGPAGGTALVLARLGARVRSAGAVGTDPIGDQLLALLGRAGVDTSLIVRRDGAQTSASVLPIRPDGSRPAFHVIGANGTYGPDDAPWDAIAAATHLHLGGPEFMGGEAAGRILAFAREHGVTTSLDSLAPADPGMLDWIAGALGHVDYLLPNDEQVLGWTGEPDLVAACRALLARGVGCVAATAGAAGAVVVTADEVHRVPAFAVDVVDTSGCGDSFSAGFLRALALGRAPREAAVFGCASAAFTAGGLGTDHGEFDLRTVEEFAATAATVALPDGAALPGGVDAVRP
- a CDS encoding class II aldolase/adducin family protein, encoding MSSTAVEAARAEIAASCRSLAARGLVVGTAGNVSLRVGARQVAITATGARFEELTPEQVSVVDLEGRIVHGDLAPTSELALHLGIYRRYDPGAVVHTHAPLSTAVGLVVDEVPCVHYQMLLLGGSVRVAPYATFGTPELAEAVLAALDGRAAALMANHGAVTHAATLPGAVEQTELLEWACELYWRAAAIGTPKALDTDAQLAVINAATQRGYGTTRSPDTTRSADTTRSAHPTAAHPTAAEERPPR